In the genome of Micromonospora terminaliae, one region contains:
- a CDS encoding lysophospholipid acyltransferase family protein — MAPRRLGFWPRFAVVLVKPVLTVWTRRTWRGMEHLPREGGIIIVPNHISHADPLVSAHFIHDAGRWPQFLGKASVFRVPVIGWILHRCKQIPVERGSVEAARSLDKLVAAVHEGGAVVIYPEGTTTREPDLWPMKGKTGAARLALATGAPVIPVAMVGPEKMFDPRTARVGLRPRTPVTVVAGPPVDLSRWAGATPTRAILEEMTDTIMLRIRDLVAEIRGGTPPPLWERPARTRTPEVTE; from the coding sequence GTGGCACCGCGGAGGCTGGGATTCTGGCCACGGTTCGCCGTGGTGCTGGTGAAGCCGGTGTTGACCGTCTGGACCCGCCGCACCTGGCGGGGGATGGAGCACCTGCCCCGCGAGGGCGGGATCATCATCGTGCCGAACCACATCTCGCACGCGGACCCGCTGGTGTCCGCGCACTTCATCCACGACGCCGGGCGCTGGCCGCAGTTCCTCGGCAAGGCCAGCGTGTTCCGGGTGCCGGTGATCGGCTGGATCCTGCACCGCTGCAAGCAGATCCCGGTGGAGCGCGGCAGCGTCGAGGCGGCCCGGTCGCTGGACAAGCTGGTGGCCGCCGTGCACGAGGGTGGCGCGGTGGTGATCTACCCGGAGGGGACCACCACCCGCGAGCCGGACCTGTGGCCCATGAAGGGCAAGACCGGCGCGGCCCGGCTGGCGCTGGCCACCGGCGCCCCGGTGATCCCGGTCGCCATGGTCGGCCCGGAGAAGATGTTCGACCCGCGGACCGCCCGCGTCGGGCTGCGCCCGCGTACCCCGGTGACGGTGGTCGCCGGGCCGCCGGTCGACCTGAGCCGGTGGGCGGGCGCCACGCCGACCCGGGCGATCCTGGAGGAGATGACCGACACGATCATGCTGCGGATCCGGGACCTGGTGGCGGAGATCCGCGGTGGCACACCGCCGCCGCTGTGGGAGCGGCCGGCCCGGACGC